The genome window TTGGCTGGTTACATTCTGGAGGTGTGAGTAATGAGGGTAAGCTATCAGAACATCTTGGCCATTGTCATCGTGCTGACGTCCGTGGGTCTCGGCCTCCTAGTCTCCTTCAGCAGCAAGGGTGTTGCCATACAGGTCTATGCAGGGGAGCTGGACAGGCAGCTCAAGGAGGGAGTAGTGGCCGTCATGTTCTGGAGCGAGACCTGCTCCTCCTGCGAGTTGATGAAGCCCTACTGGATGCAGGTGGAGGCCTCTCCGCCCGAGGGCGTCCGCGTGATGGATGTGCCCCTCGTTCCCGGGGAGACTGACCGGCTCTTCATGGAGTACGGGGTCACGGAGACCCCCACCTTCTTAGTCCTCAGGGAGGGCGCCGTGGTGGCCAAGATCGTGGGCCCGGTTCAGTCCGACGACCCGGCCCTATACTTCAGGAGATGGATAGAATCAGCTGCTAAGATGGCGAGTACCTCCGAAGAGCAGGTCACGGGATGGGAACCGGCCACACTTGCCCTTCTCCCATTCTTGGGTGCGCTGGTCGCCCTATCTCCCTGCTCGGCGCCTATAGTCGCTGCCTACGCCACCATGGGGAGGGTGAGGGGGAAGGGAGATTACGCTGTCTGTCTGGGATCCTCGTTCTTCGGTACAATGGTTTTGGGTTCTCTCATGGTCATCGCAGCTTCCTTCGTGGCGGGCCTCATCAAGGGATTGACCTTCGCCCTAGCCGTGGCCGCCATACTTTTCGGGTCGCTCACCATCTTCACTGCCTCTGAATCCTGTCCTTTACCGGGCCAGAGGGTGAGAGGGTTACTATCATCCGGCCTACCAGCGGCGTGCTTCAGCTTCGGTCTGGTATCCCTTCAGTGCAGCCTGCCCTTGCTCGCTGGCTACATAGCCCTCATAAGCGCGACCGGCGATGTGCTCGCCGGGGTAGCGGGCGTGGCTCTGCTCGCCCTAGGCATGGCAGCCGCACTGGTCGCCTCCCTCTACTTGGCGAAGAGGGCGACCGGAGCCTTCTCCAAGGCCATGAAGAACCCTGCTTGGCTGGAGAGGATAAGCGGTGGTATTCTCATAGCCTTGGGCATCTACCTCCTGCTTGTGAGGTGAGCTCATGCATTACACGGGATTGATAGCTCTTATGGGCGGCGCGATCCTCCTCGCCGACCTCACCCACTCCTCGATCAAGGGGAGGATAATCAAGCTTGGACTCGTGGCTTACGCGATCCTCCTTGCTGACTGGATCCTCTACGTGTGGGCCTTCCTGACTCAGGACTACACGCTCAAGCCCGTCTACGAGACATCTTCCATGGGGCTCCCCCTCATGTTCAAGATAGCCTCGAGCTGGTCCAGCGGGGGCGGAAGCCTCTTCCTCCTGACCACGGTCTTGGCCACCGTGGCACTCATCCACAGGAGGTACCACAGGGATACGATGCTGAACGCCGGGTACGGCGCACTGATAATCTCATCCCTAGCCTTGGCGTTCCTGAACGGTGCCTTCGAGTCCTTCCACGGTGACGTGGCGACAGGCATGGGACTGAATCCCCTGCTGAAGAGCCCTTGGATATATCCTCATCCCCTCTCGACCTTCACCGCTTATGCCTTGATCGCTGCCTCAGCCGTCTCCCTGTACAGCGGACACGAGAAGGCAAGTGATCTACTGGCTAGGGTCGGATGGCT of Thermoproteota archaeon contains these proteins:
- a CDS encoding thioredoxin domain-containing protein, encoding MRVSYQNILAIVIVLTSVGLGLLVSFSSKGVAIQVYAGELDRQLKEGVVAVMFWSETCSSCELMKPYWMQVEASPPEGVRVMDVPLVPGETDRLFMEYGVTETPTFLVLREGAVVAKIVGPVQSDDPALYFRRWIESAAKMASTSEEQVTGWEPATLALLPFLGALVALSPCSAPIVAAYATMGRVRGKGDYAVCLGSSFFGTMVLGSLMVIAASFVAGLIKGLTFALAVAAILFGSLTIFTASESCPLPGQRVRGLLSSGLPAACFSFGLVSLQCSLPLLAGYIALISATGDVLAGVAGVALLALGMAAALVASLYLAKRATGAFSKAMKNPAWLERISGGILIALGIYLLLVR